Proteins from one Bacteroides zhangwenhongii genomic window:
- a CDS encoding RagB/SusD family nutrient uptake outer membrane protein, with product MKRITKLIYLAFGSCLIAGLNASCELVSENYGEINTSIFPKTAEDADAITTSAAYATFKNSFYGGIFNVATGIQIVSDEAGDYGMCNWGWDHINYANWNTLTISGAGSWLTVESYAYVNDISKMTLTIDRLNNIEMDETLKQQYIAELRLGRGWLAYLLYDFYGPITIADLQTLKDPMAEKILPRLSEEEMQTYIETELTEASKILPANYKKGDKNYGRFTAGLAHTVLLKLYMLTKQWDKAEAEGRELMKPEYGFELVPEYKDIFTLANEKNPEIIWACQCAKGYQEHKWQPHVLPNDYNFTPYLDKMTKWNGYKISWSFMHTFDPEDKRLLTIASEYTSKDGVVHNEKNDSQDPSAQLYLGAVPLKYEFDPDCTGEDSQIDWIIYRYADVLTLTAEAIVRNKNAVTKEAVDLLNEVRTRSLPGKGYSLQDLNSVDKFLKAVLDERGWELYFEGNRRQDLIRYGIFVETIKKKAQSMGKQTLVDENRHRFPIPQSIIDEGKGVIEQNPGY from the coding sequence ATGAAAAGAATTACAAAACTTATATATCTTGCTTTCGGAAGCTGTCTCATCGCAGGGCTGAATGCTTCCTGTGAACTCGTCTCCGAAAACTATGGTGAGATCAATACCAGTATCTTCCCGAAAACGGCAGAAGATGCTGACGCTATCACAACATCTGCTGCATACGCCACTTTTAAAAACAGCTTCTACGGTGGTATATTCAATGTGGCAACCGGCATACAGATAGTCAGCGATGAAGCCGGTGATTATGGAATGTGCAACTGGGGATGGGACCACATCAATTACGCCAATTGGAACACGCTCACTATATCCGGTGCCGGCAGTTGGCTGACCGTTGAAAGTTATGCTTATGTGAATGACATCAGTAAAATGACCCTGACTATCGACCGGCTCAACAATATTGAAATGGATGAGACCCTCAAGCAACAATATATTGCTGAACTTCGTCTGGGTAGAGGTTGGCTGGCCTATCTTCTCTACGATTTCTACGGACCGATTACCATTGCCGACCTACAAACTCTCAAGGATCCTATGGCGGAAAAAATCCTACCCCGGCTCAGCGAAGAGGAAATGCAGACATACATTGAAACCGAACTTACGGAAGCAAGTAAAATATTGCCTGCCAATTACAAAAAGGGGGATAAGAACTATGGACGTTTTACAGCCGGACTGGCACATACCGTTTTATTAAAACTTTATATGCTTACCAAACAGTGGGATAAGGCAGAAGCAGAAGGACGAGAATTGATGAAACCAGAATACGGTTTCGAACTTGTGCCCGAATACAAAGATATATTCACACTGGCAAATGAAAAGAATCCGGAAATTATCTGGGCCTGCCAATGTGCCAAAGGATATCAAGAACACAAATGGCAACCTCATGTATTACCTAACGATTATAACTTTACTCCCTATTTGGACAAAATGACCAAATGGAACGGGTATAAGATCTCGTGGAGTTTTATGCATACCTTTGATCCTGAAGACAAACGCTTGCTGACAATTGCATCTGAATACACCAGTAAAGATGGAGTTGTACATAATGAAAAGAATGACAGTCAGGATCCCTCAGCACAATTATATCTCGGAGCAGTTCCACTGAAATATGAATTTGATCCGGATTGCACGGGAGAAGATTCACAGATAGACTGGATTATCTATCGGTATGCCGATGTACTTACTTTGACAGCAGAAGCTATCGTACGCAACAAGAATGCGGTTACGAAGGAAGCTGTTGATTTACTTAATGAGGTACGTACCCGCTCACTTCCCGGCAAAGGGTATAGTTTGCAAGATTTGAACAGTGTTGATAAATTCTTGAAAGCTGTACTGGACGAAAGAGGTTGGGAATTATACTTCGAAGGAAACCGCCGCCAGGATCTAATCCGCTATGGAATATTTGTGGAAACGATTAAAAAGAAGGCTCAATCAATGGGTAAACAAACACTTGTGGATGAGAACCGTCACCGTTTTCCGATTCCACAGAGTATTATTGATGAAGGTAAGGGAGTAATCGAGCAAAATCCCGGTTATTAA
- a CDS encoding SusE domain-containing protein produces the protein MKKLIYSIIGLVMFASCEEDYKTDITIPMSGIYLNSPAEGVIMDLNDESKDSYEFTWDKAPEHGSVLIFSTTKDLVKQVTIEAGTGTSCSISALTINQLLSKLDIKSGNERLIYWTVKDKNNQTAAASEVRTLQARRMKSVLLTPEDMATATLLADATQTKIKFEWDASVIGKDTECTVLLSLNPEMDNFVELPTKGTGSVSITHEEMEQTIEKLSIKRYRTNTIYWNVRDNTNQSLVSRVANTLYTNDMMRLVDTRGNETITYPVVRVTFSDGSSQVWTAKNLNTTKYPDGTDIESEYYRYAPESLGEDWIKAIGTYYSFVIRDRIIPKGWRIPTEAEWNYLFSEAGKNGGYNVLKDPVYYYKDPTGQEHLNEWGLSFTSAGTWNLDRDAIELAQEKFYFMASDLGDPATWNDPWRALIHDNSETLWVSWAKGTVMRYIYIE, from the coding sequence ATGAAAAAGTTAATTTATAGCATCATCGGACTAGTAATGTTCGCCAGTTGCGAAGAAGATTATAAAACCGACATCACAATTCCAATGTCGGGCATATATCTAAATTCTCCCGCTGAAGGAGTAATTATGGATTTAAATGATGAAAGTAAAGATTCATATGAGTTTACATGGGATAAGGCTCCGGAACACGGTTCAGTACTGATATTCAGTACTACAAAAGACCTTGTGAAACAAGTTACTATTGAAGCAGGGACAGGGACAAGCTGTAGCATTTCAGCATTAACTATCAACCAATTACTATCTAAGTTGGATATTAAATCCGGGAATGAGAGACTCATATACTGGACTGTGAAAGATAAAAATAATCAGACTGCCGCCGCGTCAGAAGTCCGTACATTACAAGCCAGACGAATGAAAAGTGTCTTGCTCACTCCTGAAGACATGGCGACAGCCACTTTATTGGCAGATGCCACACAAACCAAAATAAAATTTGAATGGGATGCCTCAGTAATCGGTAAAGATACAGAATGTACAGTACTCCTTTCTCTGAATCCGGAAATGGACAACTTTGTAGAACTACCGACAAAAGGTACAGGAAGTGTTTCGATTACCCATGAAGAAATGGAACAAACAATCGAAAAACTATCTATCAAACGTTACCGGACCAATACGATCTATTGGAATGTCCGTGACAATACAAACCAGTCACTCGTTTCTCGTGTTGCCAATACATTGTACACAAACGATATGATGCGCCTTGTAGACACACGCGGAAATGAAACGATAACTTATCCTGTAGTCCGCGTGACATTCTCCGACGGAAGTTCACAAGTGTGGACAGCCAAAAACCTGAATACTACCAAATATCCGGACGGAACGGATATCGAATCCGAATACTACAGATATGCTCCCGAATCCCTTGGAGAAGACTGGATCAAAGCAATCGGTACATATTACAGTTTCGTGATTCGTGACCGGATTATCCCGAAAGGCTGGAGAATACCGACAGAAGCCGAATGGAATTATTTATTCTCCGAAGCCGGAAAAAATGGCGGATATAATGTTCTCAAAGATCCTGTATATTATTATAAGGATCCTACCGGTCAGGAACATTTGAACGAATGGGGACTGAGCTTTACTTCAGCAGGTACATGGAATTTGGATAGGGATGCAATCGAACTGGCTCAAGAGAAGTTCTACTTTATGGCCTCTGACCTAGGGGATCCTGCCACGTGGAATGATCCCTGGAGGGCTCTCATCCACGATAACAGCGAAACATTATGGGTATCTTGGGCTAAAGGAACCGTCATGCGCTATATCTATATAGAATAA
- a CDS encoding DUF4832 domain-containing protein, translated as MKRYYFQIILVYCLTLFAGCSDADSEAGQNGIPKGSRAIDLQQDRSGLLRNPCMGWGLYDDAAGNVANAEEYWAAQDEAARNYASFFYIRWRWSEMEPEEGKYAWIYDENYKKLIQGALDRGLKLCFRIYDNGQDNIRQGTPEYVRTAGAQGYEVNGQNGVKLWTPYADDPIFQQKYEKFIAAFAKEYDNPDIVDFIDGYSLGWWGEGSHIEYLNSDKKKETFDWFTTMYYKNFKHIILVVPYNSEIGFGTEKEIAVDQKGYGLRRDGLGSMWFTENDEKVANEMYGKVLMVGECAYWGGYTAAYEPFKDDTKYSFKSWKDVYNQSFDHAQTYHFNTLDLRTITETKGWTGLAPELVRKFVLNGGYRVYPTYVIMPYEASSGQTVSISHSWRNTGYGYLPNNMRNWNYKYKPAFALFDENGNLVKSWIDEDAEPSQWLSNQRKNYTYEVSLEGISKGNYQWAVAIIDKTKDNKPGINISVKDKEKKDGWTFISNMTVN; from the coding sequence ATGAAAAGATATTACTTTCAAATTATATTAGTGTACTGCCTGACACTATTTGCCGGATGTTCAGACGCTGACTCTGAAGCGGGTCAGAATGGCATACCCAAAGGTTCAAGAGCGATTGACCTGCAACAAGACAGAAGCGGCCTTTTACGTAACCCTTGCATGGGCTGGGGACTTTATGACGATGCCGCCGGTAATGTAGCCAACGCAGAAGAATACTGGGCCGCACAAGACGAAGCTGCCCGTAACTATGCATCTTTCTTCTATATACGCTGGCGTTGGTCGGAAATGGAACCGGAGGAAGGAAAATACGCCTGGATATATGACGAGAATTATAAAAAGCTGATTCAAGGTGCACTCGACCGGGGATTGAAGTTATGTTTTCGTATCTATGATAACGGGCAAGATAACATTCGTCAGGGTACTCCCGAATATGTCCGTACCGCAGGCGCCCAAGGATATGAAGTCAACGGACAAAACGGAGTCAAACTATGGACTCCTTATGCCGACGATCCTATCTTTCAGCAGAAATATGAAAAGTTTATCGCCGCATTTGCCAAAGAATATGATAATCCGGATATCGTAGACTTTATTGACGGATACTCTTTGGGCTGGTGGGGCGAAGGTTCACATATCGAATACCTGAATTCAGATAAAAAGAAAGAAACATTCGACTGGTTTACGACGATGTATTATAAAAACTTCAAGCACATCATTCTAGTAGTACCATATAATAGTGAGATCGGATTCGGTACGGAAAAGGAAATCGCTGTTGACCAGAAAGGATATGGATTACGCAGAGACGGTTTAGGAAGTATGTGGTTCACTGAAAACGATGAGAAAGTGGCAAATGAAATGTATGGTAAAGTGTTAATGGTTGGCGAATGTGCCTACTGGGGAGGATATACAGCTGCTTATGAGCCTTTCAAAGATGATACAAAATACTCCTTTAAATCATGGAAGGATGTATATAATCAAAGTTTTGACCATGCCCAAACTTATCATTTTAACACTCTTGATCTAAGGACGATTACCGAAACTAAAGGATGGACGGGGCTAGCTCCCGAACTTGTTCGCAAATTCGTTCTGAATGGTGGATACAGAGTATATCCGACTTATGTAATTATGCCTTATGAAGCCTCATCAGGACAGACTGTTTCCATTTCTCATTCATGGCGGAACACCGGATACGGATATTTACCCAATAATATGAGGAATTGGAACTATAAATATAAACCGGCTTTCGCTCTGTTTGATGAAAACGGTAATCTGGTAAAATCATGGATTGATGAAGATGCCGAACCATCCCAATGGCTATCCAATCAACGTAAGAACTATACATACGAAGTGTCTTTAGAAGGAATTTCCAAAGGTAACTATCAATGGGCGGTAGCTATTATCGATAAGACTAAAGATAACAAACCCGGCATCAATATCAGCGTCAAAGATAAAGAGAAGAAGGACGGATGGACGTTTATCAGTAATATGACTGTCAACTAA
- the tnpA gene encoding transposon Tn4555 protein TnpA — protein sequence MKATRKCSFCGKSFVTRSGMQRYCSEACQAEAKRARVMQKNNLFKVAQPLMEIQHQEYLTFSKAAILMGCSRQYIYKLVAIGKLKASRISNRMAFIRRADIEQMLEGNPYHRILPGNTSTPRKSSSSSLPAKREKREKESEEVLDFYSGEEVMSLFKVKQSWLYTSAKRNHIPICRIAGKNYYSKKHIDEFFGVAVDISEITDWLLTEEVEELFGMKPTALRAYTYRHKIPTKREYGRTYYSKSHLNELRRTDLVNDERYYTVEQVQQIYGLSSANICHIVKVKHIEKIKVGVKNLLLRSDVERVMAERNK from the coding sequence ATGAAAGCAACCAGAAAATGCAGTTTTTGCGGCAAGTCCTTTGTAACCCGAAGCGGTATGCAAAGATATTGCAGTGAGGCTTGTCAGGCAGAAGCCAAACGAGCCAGAGTGATGCAGAAGAACAACCTCTTCAAAGTCGCCCAACCCTTGATGGAGATACAGCATCAGGAGTATCTCACCTTTTCCAAAGCAGCCATCCTCATGGGCTGTTCCCGACAGTACATTTACAAACTTGTAGCCATCGGCAAGCTGAAAGCCTCACGCATCAGCAACCGCATGGCATTCATCCGCAGAGCCGACATCGAGCAGATGTTGGAGGGCAATCCCTATCACCGCATCCTGCCCGGCAACACCTCCACACCAAGGAAATCATCTTCATCTTCCTTACCTGCCAAAAGAGAAAAAAGGGAAAAGGAAAGCGAAGAAGTGTTGGACTTCTATTCGGGCGAGGAGGTGATGTCCCTTTTTAAGGTAAAGCAGTCATGGCTTTACACTTCCGCCAAGCGTAACCATATCCCCATCTGCCGTATCGCAGGAAAGAACTATTACAGCAAGAAGCATATTGACGAGTTTTTCGGTGTGGCAGTTGATATTAGCGAAATTACCGACTGGCTACTGACCGAGGAGGTGGAGGAACTGTTCGGCATGAAGCCGACCGCACTCCGTGCCTACACCTATCGCCATAAGATACCCACTAAAAGAGAGTACGGGCGTACCTATTACTCCAAATCACATTTGAACGAACTCCGCAGAACTGACCTTGTGAACGATGAACGCTACTATACCGTTGAGCAGGTGCAGCAAATCTATGGTCTTTCGTCAGCCAACATCTGCCATATCGTCAAGGTGAAGCACATCGAAAAGATAAAGGTGGGTGTGAAAAACCTGCTTTTGCGCTCAGATGTGGAGCGTGTCATGGCTGAAAGGAACAAATAA
- a CDS encoding tyrosine-type recombinase/integrase: MSKCKTVTLRKRKIKNGTQYSLCLDYYPGYRDNVTMRVITREALGIYIFAKPANQQERDFNARMMKKAVILRNQRYEAIFNENNGFFDKTKMKGDFLAYFKGLADRKNIKWQHVYKHFQRFVNGKCTFEEVDVDLCRKFMEYLLDAPQSIHTNQKLHINSAAGYWSTFRAVLHTAYRDRKIKENPNGFLDRIECIPTIREHLSQEELIRLAETPCEEEVLKKAFLFACLTGLRKSDIRQLTWQQIQPYTNGRMFVTTRMQKTKEIVHNPISDEAYGLLGERGEGLIFEDFKDKMLQGPLQRWLTAAGITKKITFHCTRHSFGSLHVEMGTDMAVIQAYLGHKNITTTQIYSKIAAQQMCQVVDKITLKRKEA, translated from the coding sequence ATGAGTAAATGCAAAACAGTTACCTTGCGTAAGCGCAAGATTAAGAACGGGACACAGTATTCACTATGCCTTGACTACTATCCCGGCTACCGTGACAATGTCACCATGAGAGTGATTACACGTGAAGCCTTAGGAATTTACATCTTCGCCAAACCTGCAAACCAGCAGGAACGGGACTTCAACGCACGCATGATGAAGAAAGCGGTCATCCTGCGCAACCAGCGCTACGAAGCCATTTTCAATGAAAACAACGGCTTTTTTGACAAGACCAAGATGAAGGGCGATTTCCTTGCCTATTTCAAAGGACTGGCTGACCGCAAGAATATCAAGTGGCAGCACGTATACAAGCATTTCCAGCGGTTCGTGAACGGCAAATGCACCTTTGAGGAGGTGGATGTGGATTTGTGCCGCAAGTTCATGGAATACCTGCTTGATGCACCCCAATCCATCCACACCAACCAAAAGCTGCACATCAACTCCGCAGCAGGCTATTGGTCAACTTTCCGTGCCGTGCTGCACACCGCTTACCGTGACAGGAAGATAAAGGAGAACCCAAACGGCTTCTTAGACCGCATCGAGTGCATTCCCACCATCAGGGAGCATTTGAGCCAAGAGGAACTGATACGGCTTGCCGAAACACCCTGTGAGGAGGAGGTCTTGAAAAAAGCTTTTCTTTTCGCCTGTCTTACGGGACTGAGAAAGAGCGACATCAGACAGCTCACGTGGCAGCAGATACAACCATACACCAACGGCAGGATGTTCGTTACCACCCGTATGCAGAAAACCAAAGAAATAGTGCATAACCCCATCAGTGATGAAGCCTATGGACTGCTGGGAGAACGGGGCGAGGGACTTATCTTTGAGGATTTCAAGGACAAGATGCTGCAAGGACCACTCCAACGGTGGCTCACGGCAGCAGGGATAACCAAGAAAATCACCTTTCACTGTACCCGCCACAGCTTCGGAAGCCTGCACGTGGAAATGGGAACGGACATGGCTGTCATCCAAGCCTATCTCGGACATAAGAACATTACCACCACACAAATCTATTCCAAGATAGCAGCGCAGCAGATGTGTCAGGTGGTGGACAAGATAACCTTGAAGCGCAAGGAGGCATAA
- the tnpC gene encoding transposon Tn4555 protein TnpC: MESSIKDKYIILGFVGFAIVLISSIATLVIADSFNQDNFVRWIVFVCCNLLGWLLYLSFQTLIFDTYEIYKIKFGKKETIAEAIEVQEELSQNTLEEATSVPGPTSVPEPVPESSPTKEETLIQTQPIELTIAPDLHEKNRANYASREQREKEERIRMVMEYCHYYLPRIADQETVNHICTEVDKWMNLNTYTPKPIQRPFTKDINNIPLRHFVWNISERFLYKRYYNGDNRAKFIKALFPKSFADTDLSTIKNFKVEPLKTEIPIDEPENGKLDFHYPEDYVRN; this comes from the coding sequence ATGGAATCATCAATCAAGGACAAATACATCATCTTGGGCTTTGTCGGCTTCGCCATCGTCCTAATATCTTCCATTGCCACGCTGGTAATAGCGGACAGCTTCAACCAAGACAACTTTGTCAGGTGGATAGTATTCGTATGCTGTAACCTGTTGGGATGGTTGCTCTATCTCTCCTTTCAGACACTTATCTTTGATACATACGAAATCTACAAAATCAAGTTCGGCAAGAAAGAAACGATTGCCGAAGCCATAGAGGTGCAGGAAGAACTGTCACAAAATACACTTGAAGAAGCCACATCTGTGCCTGGACCTACATCAGTCCCTGAGCCTGTACCCGAATCATCCCCGACAAAAGAAGAGACACTTATCCAAACACAACCGATAGAGCTTACTATCGCCCCGGATCTTCACGAAAAGAACCGTGCCAATTACGCAAGCAGAGAGCAACGGGAAAAGGAAGAGCGCATCCGCATGGTCATGGAGTATTGCCATTATTACCTGCCTCGCATTGCCGACCAAGAAACCGTGAACCACATCTGTACTGAGGTGGACAAATGGATGAATCTTAACACTTATACCCCGAAGCCCATACAAAGACCGTTTACCAAAGACATCAACAACATTCCACTCCGTCACTTCGTATGGAATATCTCTGAGCGTTTCCTGTACAAGAGATACTACAATGGGGATAACCGTGCCAAGTTCATCAAAGCCCTTTTCCCGAAATCGTTTGCTGATACAGACTTATCAACCATCAAGAATTTCAAGGTAGAGCCGTTAAAGACGGAAATTCCCATTGATGAACCCGAAAACGGCAAACTTGATTTCCACTATCCCGAGGATTATGTGCGGAATTAG
- a CDS encoding excisionase family DNA-binding protein, producing the protein MEKSILTFNDLPEVVAQLRDEVMSLKSLLAEQRSVNNAKTVDTHVPMSVDEAAEYLGIPKGTLYMKLSEGTIPATKPGKRYCLYRDELDKWLETARKNPIPLSDEELNKSLSSSHRRKPNPRNW; encoded by the coding sequence ATGGAAAAATCAATTCTTACCTTCAACGACCTCCCCGAGGTTGTCGCTCAGCTTCGAGACGAAGTGATGAGCCTGAAAAGCCTGCTCGCCGAGCAGCGCAGTGTGAACAATGCCAAAACGGTGGACACCCACGTGCCCATGTCTGTGGACGAGGCAGCAGAGTATTTAGGTATCCCTAAGGGTACGCTCTACATGAAACTGTCAGAAGGGACAATCCCTGCCACCAAGCCCGGCAAACGCTATTGCCTTTACCGTGACGAACTGGACAAGTGGCTGGAAACCGCCCGAAAGAATCCCATACCGTTGTCAGACGAGGAACTGAACAAGTCCTTATCCTCTTCCCACCGTCGCAAGCCCAACCCACGTAACTGG